In the Parasphingorhabdus halotolerans genome, GCGGCCTTGGTGATGAAGAAGTGCTGCGGGTCTCGATTTTCATGAGTGTGTTCGATGTCCATATTAATCGCACCCCGATTGAGGGGACCGTCAAACGTCAAGCTTATATTTCCGGCAAGTTTTGAGTGCTGACCTTGATAAGGCGAGCGAAGATAACGAACGCCAGCATTTTCTGGTTGAGCGCAATGATGGTCTGAAAATTGGTTTCACGCAAATCGCTGGCTTAGTGGCGCGGCGGATTATGGCGTTTGTAAAAGAAGGCGATTTTGTTGCCGCTGGGCAGCGCATCGGGTTAATCCGCTTTGGCAGTCGCGTAGATGTCTATCTACCGAAAGGCACTACTCCGAGTGTTGTGCTTGGGCAGCGCACAATTGCTGGCGAAACGATCATTGCTGAAGTCGGCCAGGTGAAGGAAATCGAAGGGGTCGGCCAATAATGCCGAGCTTGGACAACTAGGTATATGGCCAGCAAGAGGAACAAACGACCCGAACGCGGAATTTCATTGCGAGCTTTTGCGCCCAACGCGGTGACAGCGTTGGCGCTTTGCGTCGGTCTGAGTGGTGTCCGTTTTGCATATATGGAAAATTGGGTATTGGCCGCCGGTGCGGTGGTACTGGCCGGAATCCTGGATGCGCTGGATGGCCGGGTCGCAAGATTGCTTAACGCAGAAAGTCGCTTTGGTGCTGAGCTCGATTCACTGTCAGATGTCATTGCATTTGGAGTGACGCCAGCGCTGATCCTGTTTTTTTGGTCATTACAAAATATGCCGCAGTTCGGATGGGTCATTTCCTTGACATTGGCGGTCGGCTGTGCGCTGCGGCTGGCGCGGTTCAACGCGCAAATTGATGACGACGACCAACCCCATAAATCAGCCGGATTCCTGACAGGCATTCCCGCGCCAGTGGGGGCAGGGCTTGCCATGTTGCCATTATATCTATGGATGATTACCGATCTTGAGCTTTTCCGGCACTACAGCATTGTTGGCCCGTGGATCGTGGTAAACGCGTTTCTGCTGATCTCCAACACTGCAACCTATAGCTGGTCTTCTTTAAGGTTGCGCAAGAATATCCGTTTGGAAGCATTGATGCTATTTGCATTGATGGGTGTTGCTCTAATTACCAGCCCGTGGGTTACCCTAGCCGCGATCAGCGTTGCATATATTGCCCTGATACCATTTAGTATCAGAAGCTATGCCAAGGTTAAGCGGCAACGCGAGCTGGACGCGAACTAGCAGACGAACGATAAGAGCGATGCTGCACCATCAGGTGCTGCGGCATAAGTTGACGCGCTTTATAAGGTCGCGCGATATTTGCCGAGTGCACCTTTTCGCCGGAAACTCCAGACAATAATACCGCAGTGATCTTTTCCCGATAACCCAGAAACATGGATGCGATCACGACGATAGCTCCAATGAGAGCGCTTGTAAAAAACGTGGTTGTAATAATTATGAGCATCATATTATCCTCAGTGTTCTTTCTATGAACGATATATGTTCTATAAATGTTCCAATTGTCAATGATTATCTTCAATGGCTACTCAATGGTTCGTTAGACTCATGCATGATGTTACGGTTCCCCGTGTTTTTGGTTGCATTCCGGACGAATCACGATTACTGCGCCGTCCATTCCACATGGAAAGCACTCATACCGGTGCCAAAGCCGACCTTTGAGGTCGCCCGAGGTTCTCAGCTTTCCAGAGGCATAACCGGATAAGGAGAAATATTATGGCGGCCCCTGTCGTCACCCTACAGCAATTGATTGAAGCCGGAGTTCACTTCGGCCACCAGACCCACCGCTGGAACCCGAAGATGAAACCATATATCTTTGGAGCCCGCAACGGCGTCCATATTCTTGACCTTTCGCAGAGCGTTCCGTTGTTCGCTCGTGCGCTTGATTTTGTCGCCAATGCGGTTTCATCGGGTGGTAAGGTTCTTTTCGTCGGCACAAAGCGTCAGGCACAAGAGCCTATTGCAGAAGCAGCACGCGCAAGCGGCCAGCATTTTGTTAACCATCGTTGGCTCGGCGGCATGCTGACTAACTGGAAAACCATCTCCAATTCGATCCGCCGGATGAAAACTCTAGAAGAGCAGCTTGGTGGCGACACCGCTGGCTTCACCAAGAAAGAAGTTCTGCAGATGACTCGCGAGCATATCAAGCTCGAAGCATCTTTGGGCGGTATCCGCGACATGGGCGGTATTCCTGATGTCATGTTCGTAATTGATGCGAACAAGGAAGAACTGGCCATTAAGGAAGCCAACGTTTTGGGCATTCCAGTTGTTGCTATTCTTGATTCCAACGTTGATCCGTCTGGCATCGCGTTTCCAGTACCGGGCAATGATGATGCAGCGCGGGCAATCCGCCTGTACTGCGAATCCGTTGCTGCTGCCGCCACCAAAGGTGGTCAGGACGCAGCCGTCGCTTCTGGCGCTGATCTCGGTGCAGCTGTGGCACCTCCAGTTGAGGACATTGTTTCGAGCGAAGCCAACGCTAGCGCAATGGCAGCCGGTGAAGCTGCTGCAATAGCAGAAGTTGTTGATGCCCCAGCTGTTGCGGAACCTGCTCCAGTCGTTGCTGAAGCGGCGCCAGTTGCTGTCGCCCCAGTTCCGGTTGAAGAACCAAAAGCTGAAGAGCCAAAAGCTGAGGAAGCAAAGGCAGAAGAGCCTAAGGCAGAGCCAAAAGCAAAAAAGCGCCAGCTAAAAAAGTGGCAGCCAAAA is a window encoding:
- a CDS encoding CDP-alcohol phosphatidyltransferase family protein — translated: MASKRNKRPERGISLRAFAPNAVTALALCVGLSGVRFAYMENWVLAAGAVVLAGILDALDGRVARLLNAESRFGAELDSLSDVIAFGVTPALILFFWSLQNMPQFGWVISLTLAVGCALRLARFNAQIDDDDQPHKSAGFLTGIPAPVGAGLAMLPLYLWMITDLELFRHYSIVGPWIVVNAFLLISNTATYSWSSLRLRKNIRLEALMLFALMGVALITSPWVTLAAISVAYIALIPFSIRSYAKVKRQRELDAN